The genomic segment AAGTTGCGAAAACCTCTGTTCGCTGTCCAAAATCTGCCAGAAATCTCTGTTCGCTGTCCAAAATCCCCTAGAAACCTCTGTTCGCTGTCCAAATTCCCCTAGCTACCACAAAATAACGGGTATAAAATCGAGTATCAAACCTTTGTTACTTCCCATGATTCCATCCAATAATATCAAGTATAAAATCACTTCTTTGGATATTTTGGTCTAAATCAGATATAAGATATGGATTGAGTTGGATTAAATGATGTTCTATGAGTTAAATAAgtttgttattaaaaaaaagagttttaatGTGACATGCCATGCCACTTAGGAGAGAAGGAGAGTTTTGTGGTGTTCAGTATATTCTAAGAAAAATGGTGATAGTTGAGTGATATCCTCGtcctaaaaaaaaacaaaagtgaTTTTACAAGGCAATTCTTAAAACATGAGTGACAATTTAAGGAATTAACTTGGATATTTTAGCACTTGAAAGTTATAGTCCAGCGGGTAAATGTAAACAAGACATAGTTTAAGTATGAAATTGATAAAAATGTGACACTTTAGGACGGTTTTAGCACTTGAAATTTATATTCGGGGGTATCATAAGCTAGACATAGTTTAAGTATGAAACTAATACAAATGTGATAGTTGAGAGTTTTTTTTAATCCATTATCTCTACCAAATAAGAAATCAAACCCCCTATCCACGACTCTGGtattttatctttctttttttttttctaaaaaattgaTATAAATAACAGTTCACcaaaataaaagcaaaatatGTATATTGAACTAGCGGCCGATAACTTGTTCCGTTTTATATACTATTATAGAAACACGAGTTTGGAGGAGGATCATCctccaactcatgtaaaaaaaaaaaaaaaaaattagaccccaccacctccaaactcatgtaaaaaaaaaggtgtggatcccatattaaaaaaatcaaacaatattcatgtaattcccaaagtatgcctattaagtcaataatggtggattcattgccacatgcgtatcaactcattagtgggagcaaatgaaatcattgtacaacaaaaaatgtggaccccatattattgcttttcttcaaaaggttaagtagtcaaactatataattttctttcttttcttatattagacTGAGATCTAATCTtgatatttaactgttgtatttgctattccgccatgtcatttatttgttatgtttactaaaataaatatacttaaaatatttatattttaaaataagatagaatttaattactttttcttttttattcttactctaataaatgtgaaaagatattaatgtcgtaaaagaaaaaaaaaattattaaatggagatcaaataataaataaggtaaattagtcaaattataattctaattgacgtttccttaaaaaaaaaaacacgcaAAAGACAACACGACAAGTAAAATgggctaaaccaagaatattcaccaaaaattaaaaaatagtagttcttcgtttaaatagaaaatcaaatttctactttgtttcattttaaacatgtaaaattaatttaataatttgaactaatgtaaatttgatttaattttagaattatccaaatcaaaatttgataaaaaaataataagtattgtttaggtccaatctacatacattaacagtagaatattttacacctttaaattaatcgaattaaaattcaagttATCAAGCGAtgcttatattgctattgttttgtctcaaagaggagaaaatagtttccttttaaacaagtcttctcttttaaaaagtattaataaattttgcaaactttgtattcgtagcaaacattaatgTAATAAAGTTTtcgatacggagcacaaaccacagtgttatattaatcgtgttttgaacatacaacttattagtaatataaataaaaagattcaagtgaatttttatttaaaaagctgacaaaataatgaataaaataattgcaatttgagaaattatataaccaattaacattaataagaataaattttgaaataaaagaaaaatatatgggtcaaaaaattaattagatgTGTAACTACATAACATAAACTTTAgtagaatttaaattaaattttaaagaaaatacatttaTGATGTGAGACTACACGAtaatattttcactaaattgATATAAATGATAAAAGTACTTATTAACAATATATCATTGTAATTATGAAAGAAGAACAGAAGCAAATATTGTATCATGCTAACAACTTTTCTGCTATCTGTCGAGATAAATTATGCATTTGAATTATGCGCTAAACTTTCTAAATTTTATTTGTGAATGGTAAATAAGAAATGATTGATCTTCAGGAGAATAATGTATAATGACTCGCGGTTGTTGTATAAAATACAATTCAACCTAAGAAGCAAATATATATCTTTTGCAAACCTAATAAATTTATAGCATTAAGCGATAGTAAAAAACAGATAGAATGTTACATTCTTAGTGTTTTACAACTTAAGAATTGAATGTTctcataattaaaaaataataagttatgttactttattaaattatattactaaaatttTGGTTAGGACCAATAGAATGTAAAGATTTCAACGAAAAAAAACTTTGAgatgaaataaaatcaaataattttctGTACGTATTTCTTCGAACGAAAATATTATCATACTAATATTACATTTGGCGTTAGCTCATATCAGGCCTATTCGCACGAGCATCAACATCTTGTTATACTTATAGAGCGCggttaacttatttttctgaccatctctttttttatttttttttcacaacagGGACATCACTTGTTATGGACAAATAATTTGTCAACTTATCAAAGCACTCACAAGTCCACAAGCATAGAGTATAACATCACTCTGAAACCATGCAGTCAAATAACATTAGTGGAGAGAGCACAAAACCATACGTATTGAAGAAATGCATTGCCCTTTTACTTTCATGTGCTTCCTCAACTTACAAATTCAAGCAAGTACATGCTTTTTCCATCAGGCGTGGCATTCCTTTATCAAGCCCTGAAATGGGCAAGTACTTGATTTTCGCTCTTGTTTCCCTTTCAGGCCCAATGTCTTATGCCCAAAAAATCTTTAATCAAATTCAGTTCCCAAATATCTTCACTTGGAATACTATGATTAGAGGTTATGCTGAGAGTGAAAACCCATATCCAGCTATTGAAATACACAATAAAATGTGTGTGAATAATGTTGCATCTGACACACATACATACCCTTTTGTTCTAAAAGCTATTGCTAAGGTGATTGATGTTAGGGAAGGAGAAAAGGTGCATTGTGTGGCTATTAGAAATGGGTTTGAATCATTGGTGTTCGTCCAGAATTCTTTGGTTCATTTTTATGGAGCAATTGGTCAAGCAGAAAATGCACATAAGGTGTTTGAGGAAATGTCTGACAAGAATCTTGTGGCATGGAATTCAGTGATTAATGGCTATGCTTTAAATAGTAGACCTAATGAAACGTTGACCCTTTTCAGGAAAATGGTTTTGGAAGGTGTTAGGCCTGATGGTTTTACTATGGTTAGTTTGTTGACTGCTTCCGCTGAGCTTGGTGCGTTAGCATTGGGTAGACGCGCGCACGTGTATATGTTGAAGGTGGGATTGGATAAGAATTTACATGCTGCAAATGCCCTTTTGGATCTTTATGCTAAATCTGGGAATGTAAAAGAGGCAGAACAAGTTTTTGATGAGTTGGAGGAGGATAGTGTAGTGTCTTGGACATCTTTAATTGTAGGTTTGGCTGTCAATGGTTTTGGTGAGAAAGCACTTGAGCTTTTCaaggaaatggaaagaaaaggatTTGTGCCTACTGAGATCACATTCGTCGGGGTCTTATACGCCTGTAGCCATTGTGGTTTGGTGGATAAAGGGTTTGCTTACTTCGAAAGGATGCAAAAGTTGTTTGGAATTAAGCCGAAAATTGAACATTATGGCTGCATGGTTGATTTGTTAGGAAGGGCTGGTTTAGTGGAAAAGGCGTACGAGTATATTAAAGACATGCCGTTGCAACCCAATGCTGTGATTTGGCGAACATTACTCGGTGCGTGCTCAATACATGGTCATTTAGCTCTAGCGGAGATAACTAGAAATCACCTTAAGCTGTTAGAACCTAAACATTCTGGGGATTATGTGCTCCTTTCAAACCTTTATGCAGCCGAGAGGCGTTGGTCAGATGTGCATCAACTAAGGAGAACTATGCTTAAAGAAGGGGTGAAAAAGGTGCCAGGGCATAGCCTTGTTGAGTTGGGTAATcgtgtgcatgaatttgttatgGGAGACAGATCCCATCCTAAAACTGAGGCTATATATGCTATGCTTGCAGAAATGACTAGATTGTTgagattggaaggttatgtccCTCACACATCAAATGTGCTTGCTGATATAGAGGAAGAGGAGAAGGAGACTGCTTTGGCTTACCATAGTGAAAAAATTGCAATTGCATTCATGTTGATTAGTACACCACCTGGGATCCCTATTCGAATTGTGAAGAACTTAAGGGTCTGTGCTGATTGCCACCTTGCCATAAAACTAACATCGAAGGTCTTCGATCGCGAGATAGTCGTTAGAGATCGTAGCCGGTTTCACCATTTTACCAATGGATCTTGCTCTTGTAAAGATTATTGGTAGAACGTAATTGTAGAATTGGAACTAGAGCTTTGCATTAGTTGCTGAACTCAAAGCGTAGCCTTCTGAAAAATATTAAGATGGTGGAGAATAAAATCGATAAAAACTGCATTTTGTTCGAGGAAACGTTAGCGAAAGCAAGATATGATTTTTTAGTTCATTGCTTGGTGGGCAGATGTAAACAATTAGTGCAACTCTATACTTTCTGAAGAAATATTCCTCAACTCCCTTCTACAGTGTTGTATGTATCACATCAAGGAACCATCCTGGTCTCTATTCATTCACTTTTCTCTAAGCCTTTAATAACTTCAGGTGATTGCACCTTTATTTCAGCTAGTAAGGTTATATACTTAGTATTCCTGCATAATCTGCTATAATTTAAGATGTTAATACCAATTGACAGCTCATGTTCCATGTTGCAGCAGGTATATTAATCAAGTATCTGAGAGTTCTTGCAAATTCTCATAACTTGTTGATGCACATTCAACTTGAAGTTGACAGCGACCTACATGGATTCTCAAACTCTTATGCGCAAAACAAGTAAATATATTTTAGGTGCCTTTTAGGCCCAACATGCTCCCACAACCACAAGATACATGGTTCGACACACACCCCTGGAGCTGAAATATCCAGATCTATTTAGGTTAGTGGAAGCAGTTGAATAAACTGTTGTCCACAGTAGATCAGGAAGTGAGTAGattgtgatttttatatgaaaCTGCTTTGATTGGGAAGTAACAAGTGTGGCTCAACTAATACTGGAGTTGAGGCTGAAATGGACACTTAGTAGGATTCTCTGGAAATGGACCAGTAATGGCCTCTTCGCAATGGCCATGGAATATGATCTGGAAACTATGGCTCAATACAGATGCTTCAGTTGGTTGGTGATGCATGTTTGACCAATGGTGGCATAGCTCTAGAAACCAGACAGATCAATCATGGGGTGGGCTAAATTTATTGGTTTCTTGTTTTCATGGTTTCTGTTTGCTCCTCTTATCTGTGTTGCAGAGAGAACCAACTTAAATTGTGCACTTGGAGAAGTCCTCCATGCCTGAAGTCTTTGCTAGCCACTATCAATGGCATTCCTCCATCATTCATCTCATCAAGATTGCCAGTCCTCTCTCTAATGGCCAACTTTCTGGTACAAAGCTCCTTCATTCCTATAATAATGAATTTCGTGGCTTTAGTGCGGTTTTGTTCAAAGATGAACTAGAAGCTTTTCAAGAAGTCTCTGATCTCTGGCCTTCATTTCAGCTTATAAAGATAGGTCTATTGAACTCCAAATCTACCAAACTTCTGAGTTCTTGAAGCTCAACCCATCTTCAGGCTTTGGCCAGCCTCTAGATTTGGCCAAGGTATGATCACAGGTAAAATTGAGTCAGGCATCTGGCCAGATATGCTTGCTTTAAGGATGATGGTATGCGGGAAATCCCAAAAAAGATGGAAGGGAATCTATTGTGAGGGAACAGATTTTAACTCTTCGGTGTGAAGCAGGAAACTCATTGGTGCTAATTATTTCAATCAGGGAGTTTTGGCAGCCAATCGTTGTGTGGAAACTTCCATTAATTCTGCTAGGTATTATTCCGGACATGGCACACATGTAGCCTCCATTGCTGCTGAAAACTATGTTCAATCTGCTTCGTACTTCAGATATGCCAAAGGAAAAGCTAGAGGAGTTGCCCCACATGCTAGACTGGCTGTTTACGAGGGACCGGGACTGTAGGATTCGGATTATCTTGCTGGGTATGGATGAGGCTGTTGGAGATGGTGTCAACATTAACTACATTTCTCTTGGGTACCACATTAATCCATTGTATGATGAGTCTATAGCACTTGCCTCTTTTGATGCCGTGCTGAAGGGGTCTTAGTTTCTGCTGCAGCAGGAATGGTACCAGGCGTCTTTAGGTGCCTGGCCTTCCATATATGTGAAACTGGCACTGGCACCTGCATAGAATTAGAATGAGTACATTCTTCAATAAGGCGCATTTGTGTCCTGTCCTCATGCTTCTAAAGTGGTACACCCCGAGTGGAGTCCATTCAGCTATTGGTCAGCTATGATGACCACCATGAAGGCGTGAACCATTTAAGTGGTACTTCGAACCATCATTGATTCAGACAATAGAGCCCTGCAACGCGATTAGGCTTGGGAGTGGGTCATGATCCGAATATAGCACCAGCCGCCGGTCCGGCCCTCCAgtttttggggcgtgacaagaaCGTTGACTGCATTAACAATTACAAGGAAGAAGAACCTGGAGTTGAAAACTTTATTTGAGAAACAGAAGAAAACACAGTATAATCCTATTCACTAAGATTAGAGGAGTCCAGCATGGTGTGTTGGAGTTTCACCTTTAAAAGTTTCGAACAGTGTTGGAGTTTCACCTGTTGAGAATTTTGAACTCAACATACTGTGTTGGAGTTTCACTCGTAAAAGCTTCAAATTTCAGCAGAGGTGCTTGGAGTTCTTCCGTCTTTTAAGTTGGGAGTATTTTTGTCCAAATATTTTCCGTGTCAAAAGAGTGGCTATCAAACAGTTtgttaaagggaaaagggtcaaaaataccctctttttttttgggaaaaaaatttaaaaatatcctccgttacaaatttgggtcaaaaataaaCCCTCtcattaaagtttttaaatatcgTTCTTAACAGAAATTAAAATAACCCGATCTCATTTTTGGGGATTTAGTTAAGatagggatatatttgaaaactttaatgaggaggggtatttttgacccaaatgctaagaatcttgatgatatttttactCTTTTCCCAAAAAGTAGAAGCATTTTTACCCTTTACCCTTTGTTAAATACTACCTACATTTTAATAAATTAGGACTTATATTTGTGGGATGCAATAGAAGCTGaattgcccaaattttcgtctaGTCTTCCCAGGTAAAAGGTCAATCATATATAAGGTCCAGCCTCTATATGAAAACACTGTCCAATAATCGAAGGCCCAATGAATCAAAATGGTAGTATGTAGTAATTAACTTCTACACTATATACCGACACACCATAATAATCACTCGTTTTatcttttttgaaaatagttacACAAAATatctaccccccccccccccgcccttCCCCCCCGCCCCCGGCCCAATAAAAACTTATTACCAGCCTACCCAACACCAATCCCTTAAGTGACAAACAGTCATGTCCTTCTCCAATAACTGGTATGAGCGAAAATTCCAGTTTTGAATTTTCGTGTGTGTTTGAAGTGTTTTGCTATTTGGTTTAATCAGGTGTTGTTCTTTGATGTGTGAACTGTggtattaatgttgaatttcgAATATTtgttttaagaagaaaaaaaccaTATTGAGGATCTTGAAACTTAAAAATTCATAAATCGGTTTTTGAGTTTTTAGTTGCTTTGACCTAATTCTTACTAGGATGTCCTCAAAATATTGATTGGACGTTCAGGCTAAATTTTGAGTCAATTTGGTGGGGATTTTGGAGTAGAATTTGGAATTTTGTCGAAATTGTTGAGGTACATTTGAAGAGATTGTTGATTTTCAGCGAAGAACACAATATACCATTTTACATACTGTATATTGTATAGTGGAAATGCTTTGAAGGGGCTTAATGTTTTCTCTAAGGGTTCGGTTGGTAGATAGTCGAAATtatcccgggactaatttatcccatctattgggattattttataccatctaaaagatggtataaaataatcccagcataagtgggataagaaggtATGTTGGGATATCTAAAGACTAATTTTGTACTACGTTTGGtataaggtataaatttatcccaggataaatttatactttctaccaaacatggtataaaaattagtgctgggatatccaagcttattccttctaccaaacgacccctaagtgtTCAAATTCAGTAATTCATAAGAACTTTACTGAAACCAGTAATTTACTACAATCAGTAACTTTCCAGTAATTTCCTAAAACCAGTTTCTGCTTTATAAAATCAGAAAAATGTTAACAATAGAAATTAGATGAAATAGAAAACTTCTGAGCTCACGAGTTTCTTGTGTGTCCTTAAGAAATCTAATCTCCTCACGGTTGTCAAGGTTAATGGATTAATCACACTGGACCAAAAAAGATCAATCAATCTGATCACTAATAGCCAAATGTCGAAGTCGAGCCGAGCGACGAAGATGGCGTGAGGAGAGTCTCTCTTCTCAACTCTTTAAGAGCTAGATATAAGCGCATAAGTAGTGTTTTCCCTCACTAATGAGGGACAAAGTGCCTTTGCACtatgaaatttatttgaatttcatttccctctattttattttttcaccatTTTCCAATTCACACTACACTCATCTTTAAAGCTCATGTCTTTAAAGCCCAACACTTAAGTTGAACTTTGAGCTCAATACGTTGATCTGAAGAAGTGTCGGATGAAATTGCTAAGTTGAACTACTGAAAAAGACGAGTTGTTTTACTGTATATCCTTTTGATTTAATGTATACCATTTTGGTTTATAATTCAACAATATACAATTTACTTAAATACGGTTACAACCGGGTCCTGTTACAATCCGAACATACGTACatgttcaaaatcatcatacgaacttatgaaaactttcaaattATAAGTTCGAGTCCGTCTAATCACATCTTTGACCTTGGTCAACTCTTATTCTGTAAAATCGCTAGTACTCTTATTCTTTAAAATCGCTAGATTTGATTTAAGCATTCCGAAACGCACCAGAGCCCTCAGGCCCGTGCCACCCGTACCCACAAATCATAAAACATTAAATAAATCTACAAAAAGTCTCAAATTGGGAAATAAATTCTAAAACTCAACACGACTGAGTACGGACCATTAGATAACACATACAATTGAAAACTTAGAACTATGGCGAAATTTTCTTCCTCATCATGTTGGTcggaaaaagaagagagagagagaggtttCATCTATTTTCAAACCTTATCTAGAAAATGATTCAGCTAAGCAATTATGACAGGTTAGGATTTAGCAGATCTTAAGAAGATCAGCATTGTCAATCCCATAAGCTTAAAAAAAATCTGTTTGTAGTCAAATTCTCAAGATTTCTTTTGTTGGAGGACAAATCCATGTCCAATGTTATCCATAGCACGCCTACAACCTTTAATCACTTATGATGTGACAGACATGTTTAAAAGACTAAGGGAGGGGTAATAACACAGAGACTAGATTAGGACAGGTTTCTATTCTATCTTCCTTAGTCCtcattaattaattgaaataaaacGACAAGACTCTTCAAATGACacaatcaattaaattttatttaattttacaaTCAAGTATTAATTTGTTGTTCAGATTAATCAGTGCTTTGGAAAAAGTAATTgaaaataaacacaatcatCAAGTTAAAGTACTACGTGCACTATAAGATTAAGACATTtaaatatgataatcaaatGATTGTCTAGCTGAATAATCAAGCTGTGGAGAAGATTTTGTTGAGATTTGGTAGAACTGTTGGGATAAGTTTCAATATTTTCCACGAGACATATTGTGATCTTCTTTTCGTGGgtaatatttctattatatacaAGATGGtctatgcccgtgctgcgcatGGGCCCAACACttcggattatagtgtatctatgtatatgtagttgtgtttagatatatatatatatacacacacacacacacacacacactatgttcaaaatacgattaatataacattataatttgtgctccgtatttaaaactttattatattcgtgtttgctacgaaaatttattaatactttttaaaagagaagatttgtttaaaagaaaactattttcc from the Lycium ferocissimum isolate CSIRO_LF1 unplaced genomic scaffold, AGI_CSIRO_Lferr_CH_V1 ctg9618, whole genome shotgun sequence genome contains:
- the LOC132046142 gene encoding pentatricopeptide repeat-containing protein At4g21065, with product MQSNNISGESTKPYVLKKCIALLLSCASSTYKFKQVHAFSIRRGIPLSSPEMGKYLIFALVSLSGPMSYAQKIFNQIQFPNIFTWNTMIRGYAESENPYPAIEIHNKMCVNNVASDTHTYPFVLKAIAKVIDVREGEKVHCVAIRNGFESLVFVQNSLVHFYGAIGQAENAHKVFEEMSDKNLVAWNSVINGYALNSRPNETLTLFRKMVLEGVRPDGFTMVSLLTASAELGALALGRRAHVYMLKVGLDKNLHAANALLDLYAKSGNVKEAEQVFDELEEDSVVSWTSLIVGLAVNGFGEKALELFKEMERKGFVPTEITFVGVLYACSHCGLVDKGFAYFERMQKLFGIKPKIEHYGCMVDLLGRAGLVEKAYEYIKDMPLQPNAVIWRTLLGACSIHGHLALAEITRNHLKLLEPKHSGDYVLLSNLYAAERRWSDVHQLRRTMLKEGVKKVPGHSLVELGNRVHEFVMGDRSHPKTEAIYAMLAEMTRLLRLEGYVPHTSNVLADIEEEEKETALAYHSEKIAIAFMLISTPPGIPIRIVKNLRVCADCHLAIKLTSKVFDREIVVRDRSRFHHFTNGSCSCKDYW